AAGACCGGCGTGGCAAAGACATTGTCCACCAGCACCAGCGCGCCGACCGCATGGGCAAGGCCGGATACCGCTGCGATGTCGATGATCTCGAGCGTCGGGTTGGCCATGGATTCGAAAAATACCGCGCGGGTATCGGGCCGGATCGCCGCGCGCCACTGGTCGAGATCGGTGCCGTCGACGAAACTCACCTCGACCCCGAACCGGGTCAGCACCTCGTCGAGCACATAGAGACAGGAGCCGAACAGCGCCCGCGACGACACCACATGATCGCCCGCCTTCAGCATCGCCGTCAGCGCACCGGACACCGCGGCCATGCCCGACGCGGTTGCAAAGGCATCCTCGGCCCCCTCCAGCGCAGCGATGCGTTCCTCGAACATGCGCACGGTCGGATTGCCGTAGCGGGCATAGATGAATTCGTCATCGCCCGACTGGATGAACCGCGCCTCGGCCTGTTCGGCGCTGTCATAGACGAACCCCTGGGTGAGAAAGATCGCCTCGCTGACCTCGGCATACTGGCTGCGGCGGGTGCCGCCATGCACGGCCGCCGTGCGCTTGTTCCAATCCTTCATATCGACCTCCTGGCCCGTTCCGGCCCGTTCTGGCCCGAGGTGGGCCGACGAAAAAAACCCCCGACGCGGCCAAGCGAAAGGGGGCTTTCATCCTGACCTTTTAGCGGTGTTGTTTAACGTGGCCCGCAATCCGGTAACAAATCGCCACGGCCGCCGTTTACGCCGGGCACCGGCTCCCGTCAAGGCCGGTTCCGGGGCGCAACTGTGGCACGGATGCACCGTCACGTTGGCGTTACGGTAGCTTTACCCCTGCATCATACGGTTTCGCCACAGGGACACCACAACATCTTGTGTGAGGTGCAGCCATGCCGCTGATTCGCATCGATGCCAGCGCCGACCGGCCGGTCGCGCATGACCGGTCCCGGCCCGTCGACGAGTTGCTGGCCGAACATCTTCGGGGCAGCGGGCCGGTGGTGGTCATGATCCACGGGTATAAATACCAGCCCGGCGACCCGGTGCGTTGCCCGCATCGGCAGATCCACGCCCTGCCGGCCGAGCCCGCGCGCGGACCATCCGACGCATGGCCCTGGCCGCTGGGCTTCGGTCGGGGCGACCGCGACGAGGGGCTCGCCATCGCTTTTGGCTGGAACGCACGCGGGTGGCTGCACCAGGCGCATGACCGGGCGGCTCTGGCCGGGCGGGCCCTGGCGGCGGCGCTGGTCCCGCTGCACGCGGCCGACCCGTCGCGCCCGATCCACGTCATCGCGCATTCGCTGGGGGTCGAGCCGGCACTCGAGGCCCTGCATCACCTGCCGGCAGGCGCGGTGGACCGCATGATCGCGCTGACCGGGGCCAGCTATCGGTCACGCGCCGAGGCGGCTCTGACCACCCCGGCGGGACGCATGGCGACGTTCCTCAACGTGACCAGCCGCGAAAACGCCCTGTTCGACCGGATGTTCGAATGGCTGGTGCCCGCACCGGGCGATGGCGACCGGGCCATCGGCAACGGCCTTGCCGCGCCGAACGCGGTGACGCTGCGGCTGGATTGCCCGCGCGTGCTGGCACATCTGCAGCAATGCGGCTTCCCGGTGGCACCGCCGCTGCGGCGGGTTTGCCACTGGTCGGGATATACCCGCCCCGGCGTGATGAGGCTCTACCGCGCGCTGCTGCGCAACCCGGCGATGATGGTGCGCCTGCGGGCGGGCCTGCCCGCGCCCCCCGCAGCCGCGGCATGGCAGCTGCCGATACCGCGCCCCGCCGCGCCGGCCTTGCCCGTCGCGAGGAAAGCCTGATCGCCGGTGGTGCTGACAGCGCAAGGCACAGTTGCGGGTGGAACCGATGGCGGGCGGGCCAGGGGCGGACGGGAACACCGGGGACGACGCGCTCCCGCCCCCGCGCCAGCCCGGCTGCGCCGGGCCGTTTGCGGCGTTGGGCCGGGCCGCGCGGCCTGCGGCCACGCGGCGGCACCCTGTGACATGCGCAACCGCACCGAGCGCAGCGAGGTGCCCGGCCCAACCGGGGGGCCTGCATGTTTCATGCAGGCCCCCCGGGCGGGAGCGCCCCGGTTCCGGTCAGTCGGTGTTCTTCCCCGACGCGTCGGGGGCCTCGTGATCGCGAAACAGCCGGCCCTGGGTCAGAAAGAATGCGAACAGCGCCGCCGTCAGCCCGAAGGTCTTGAACCAGACCCATGTATCGGTGGTCTGGGTTCGCCAGACCAGTTCGTTCGCCACCGCCAGCCCGAAGAAGAAAGCGCAAAGACGGCGGGTCAGGATCATCCATCCTTCCTGCGTCAGGGGCAGCGCCTCTTCCATCACATATTGCAGCCAGGATTGCCCGCGCAGCAGCCCGAGGCCCAGAAGCCCGCCGAACAGCAGGTAGATCGCCGTCGGTTTCATCTTGAAGAACCGGTCGTCGTTGAACCAGACCGACAGCCCGCCGAACACCACCACGAGCACCAGCGTGGCCACCTGCATCCGCGACAGGTGCCCGGTCAGCCGCCACAGCAGCAGCGTGGAGGCGATGATGAGCGGGATGAAGCAGGCGGTCACGACGATGAACCCGTCGTAGCCGGTGCCGCCGATGGTGACCACCTCGCCGCGCAGTTTCAGGTAGGCGACGAAGAAGGCCACGATGGGGCCGAGTTCGAGCCCGAGCTTCAGGGCGGGACTGATCGTTCTGTCGGCCATTGCGGTTCCTTCCTGTCGCTCAGCCACCCAACTCAACTATCACCGCCCCCGCCGCGATCAAGGCCATAAGTGCGGCTCGGCGCGGCCCGACGGGTTCCTTCAGCACCAGCCAGCCGATCAGCGCGGCAAACACCGTCGATGTCTCGCGCAGCACCGCCGCCTCGCCGACCTTGTCCAGGCGCGTCGCCAGCATGATCGAGCCGAAACTGCCGAAGGCGATCACCCCGCCCACCAGGCCGCGCAGCATCAGCGGCCCCGGCGCGGGACGGTCGGCCATGGCCCGCCACCGCAGTAGCGCGATCACCGGCATCACCGTGCCGTCGATCATGAAGAACCAGGCCAGGAAGGTGAACGGGTCCGCGGTCGCGCGGATGCCGTAGGCGTCGTAAGTGGTGTAGAGCGCCACGAAGAGCCCCGTCACCACCGCCAGCCCCAGCGCCACCGGCAGGATGTCGCGCTGCGTCTCCAGGAACAGGAGGTTGTAGAGCGCGAGGCCGAATATGCCGGCCAGCAGCACCGCCACCCCCATCCACTGAACCGGTGAAAACACTTCGCCGAACAGCAGATAGGCGCCGATCACCGCAAAGAGCGGGCCGGTGCCGCGCACCACCGGGTAGACGACGGTATAGGCGCCCTTGGTATAGGCCAGCGCCTGCAGGATCTTGTAGCCCACATGGATCGCCCAGGCGATCGCGAAGATCGGCCACATATGCGGCTCGGGCCAGGGCACGACGAACAGCGCGAAGGGCGCGGCCATCAGGCCGTAGGAGGCATCGATCGCCCCGCGCGAGAGCCATGGATCGTGCCGCCCCTTCTGCAGCGCGCCGAAAGCCGCGTGCAGGAACGCCGCCGTGATTGCCAGCCACAGCGCGAGACTGTGCCCCGCCTCGGTGTTTTCGAGCGAGACCAGCCAGCCGCTCATCGTCGCGCCCTCGACCGGACCGTCTGCCGCCGGGGGTTTTCCACCCCCGGACCCCCGGAGGATATTTGCGGCAAGAGGAAGGGCATGGCCGGGTCAGGCGGCATCGAGACCGGTCAGCGCGGCGGCAAACTCCTCGGGATCGAACGGGGCGAGATCGTCGATCTGTTCGCCGACGCCGATGGCGTGGATGGGCAGGCCGAACCGGTCCGCCAGCGCGACCAGGACGCCGCCGCGCGCAGTCCCGTCAAGCTTCGTCATCACCAGCCCCGACACGTCCGAGATGCGCTGGAAGGTCTCGACCTGGCTCAGCGCGTTCTGGCCCGTCGTCGCGTCGAGCACCAGCAGCGTGTTATGCGGCGCGGTTTCATCCTTTTTGCGGATCACGCGGACGATCTTGGCCAGTTCCTCCATCAGGTCGGCGCGGTTCTGCAACCGGCCCGCCGTGTCGATCATCAGCAGGTCGGCGCCGTCTTCCTGCGCGCGGGTCATCGCGTCATAGGCCAGGCTGGCCGGGTCGGAGCCTTCGGGTGCGGTCAGCACCGGGACACCGGCGCGGTCCCCCCAGACCTGCAGCTGTTCGACCGCCGCGGCGCGAAACGTGTCGCCCGCGGCGATCACCACCTTCTTGCCGGCGGATTTGAACTGGCTGGCCAGCTTGCCGATGGTGGTGGTCTTGCCCGAGCCGTTCACGCCGACCACCAGCACCACCTGCGGGCGCCGGGGATAGAGCGGCAGCGGGCGGGCGACCGGTTCCATGATCCGCGCGATCTCGTCGGCCAGCAGCTTCTTGATCTCGCGGCTCGACAGTTTGCGGCCGAACCGGCCCTCGGCCATGTTGGCCGTCACCCGCAGCGCCGTATCCACCCCCATATCCGCCGAGATCAGCAATTCCTCGAGCTGCTCGAGCATGTCGTCGTCGAGCGCGCGGCGCAATTCGGGCGCCGCTGCGGCGCCCTCGCGCCGGAACAGGCGGGTCAGCAGGCCGGCGCCATCGCCGCCGCCGATTTCGGGAGGAGGCGGTGACGGTTCGGGGTCGGCCGGCATCGGCGCCGGGGCGGGTTCGGGCCGGGGGGACGGGTCGGGCGCGGGCGTGGGTATCTCGGGGACCGGCCGGGGTTCGGGGTCCGGGTCGGGGATCACCGGGTCGGGATCGGGCAGGGTGGCCTCGCCGCCATCCTCGACGATCGCCTCGAGGCCCTGGTCGAGCTTCGAGGATGATTTGAACAGCCGGTCCTTGAGTTTCGTGAAAAACGCCATCCGGGCCTCCGCAACACGCCGCGTCTCACCTAATGCGGAATGGGGCGGGATGCAAAGCGTCAGATAAAGGCATACCAGATGCCGAACATCGCGCCCCAGTAGAACGGCCATATGATGCCGGGGGTCCAGCGCAGCGCCGGATGATCCGGCGGCAACGCGAATTTCTCGATCGCCAGCACCGTATCCGACAACATGAAGGCGAGCGCCGCGGGCACCACCAGCGCCAGCCGCCCGTCACCGGGCAGGCACAGCGCCGCCAGCCCCATGGCGAGGATGACCGGGATATAGGCGCTGACGACCCCGCGCATGGCCCCGGCGCGCGGCCCGATCCAGCGCAGGACCGCCAGCACCAGCACGCCCAGCCCGAGCGCGATCCATATCCGCGGCGGCGCGAGGATCCGCGCGGGATCGGCGGCGGGATCGCCGAGAAACAGGGCGATCAGCACCAGGTGGCCCAGCGCAAAGGCCCCTGCGCCGGTGATGAACGCGCGGTCACCGGAGCGGGACAGGCAGGCATCGCCCAGCGAACACAAAAGCAGCGCCAGCACCAGCAGCGCCGGGCCCTGCGCCGCCCAGGCCGCCAATGCCAGCAGGCCCACCGCGCCGGTCTTGGCCACCGTGCGCCCTGTCGACGGCGGGCGGGAGGCCAGCGGCAGGTAGATCAGCGCGCAGGTGACGGCCAGGGGCATCGCGATGCCCGCGGCCGGGGCGAGGAACTCGGTCATGCCCCCGTGCCTAGAGCATGACCGGGGTCCCGGAAAGAGGTGACGTGCCGGGATCCGGCGGTCAGGCCGGCATCGGCAGGTGGGCGGGTCCGGGACGGCGCGTTTCGCCCAGCCCCAGCAGTTCCCGGGTCATCGACGACAGGGTCGGGCGCGGCGGGCCGAGCGTGGCCTGCACCTCGCCGGGGATGAATTCCAGCACGGCTTCGTGCTTGCGCGCCAGGTGCTGCATGCATTCGTTTTCGCGCAGGCAGGTCATGTGCAGGGTGCGCACCGAGCGGTTCTGCGCCGCTGCGATCAGGCGGGTGAACAGGGCATCGCCGATCCCCGCATGCTGCCAGTCGCGCTGGATCGACAGCGCGGCCTCGGCTATCCGCGGCCATTGCGACAGGAAACCGCAAAGCTCGGCCAGGCCGCGCAAGCGGCCATCGACATAGGCGCCGAAGACGACCGAATCCATGCCGAGCAGGTGTTCGGCATAGCGTTGCACGCAGATATCCTTTTGCGGCACGCCAAAGCGCAACCGGCGCGATTCGGCGTCGAGCAGCAGGAAATGGTCGACGATATCCTGCCGGTCCGCCGGCCAGAGGCGGCGAATCTCGGTTCGTTCGAGTAAAGAGCTACAGTCCATTGCTACGGGCTCCGTCATAGTGGCCATACCGGCCCCCTGTTGTCGTGCCCTCCCCGGATGAGCTAATGCTGCGATGCGGCATATTCAAGGGAATTACACGCGACGTTACGGCACCCGCCGGGCTCCCGCGACCCACTGCACATATATCCGGCGAAACCGGCGCAAGGTGCCGGAATCATTTGCAGATGCCGAAGCCGTCCCCGCGGCTAGATCTCGTCCGGGAAATGTTTCATCGCCAGCCGGATCGGGTTCGGCGCGGCCTGCCCCAGCCCGCAGATCGAGGCATCGGCCATGGCCTGGCACAGGTCTTCCAGCAGCGGCTGGTCCCAGTGATCCGCCTGCATCAGCTTGACCGCCTTCTCGCAACCGACCCGGCAGGGCGTGCATTGCCCGCAGCTTTCATCCTCGAAGAACCGCAGCATGTTGAGCGCCGCGTCGCGGGCGCTGTCCTGATCCGACAGGACCACGACGGCGGCAGAGCCGATAAAGGTCCCGTGCGGCTGCAGCATGTCGAAATCCAGCGGCACGTCCGACAGCGACGCCGGCAACAGCCCCGATGACGGCCCGCCTGGCTGGTAGGCCTTGAACCGGTGGCCCTCGGCCATTCCGCCCGCCGCGTCGATGATTTCCGCGATGGTGGACCCGGCCGGCAATTCATAGACCCCCGGCGCCCTGACCCGCCCGGACACCGAGTAGTTGCGCAGCCCGACGCGGCCGTTGTGATGGACCGAGGACATGATCTCGGGGCCGTCGCGCAGGATCCGGCAGACCCAGTGCAGCGTTTCCACGTTGTGAACCAGCGTGGGCCGCCCGAACAGCCCGACCTGCGCCACGAATGGCGGCCGGTGGCGCGGCATCCCGCGCTTGCCCTCGATCGATTCGATCATCGCGCTTTCTTCGCCGCAGATATAGGCGCCCGCGCCCCGGCGCAGTTCGACATAGCCTTGGGATATGATCCCGGCCTGTTCCAGCGCGGCGATTTCGCGGGCGAGGATCTTGAGGATCGCGGGGTATTCGTCGCGCATGTAGATATAGCAGCGCGTGGCCTCGACCGCCCAGGCCGCGATCAGCATACCCTCAAGAAATACATGGGGTTGCCGTTCGAGGTGAAAGCGATCCTTGAAGGTGCCGGGTTCGCCTTCGTCGCCATTCACGGCCAGATAGCGCGGCGCCGGTTCGGCCCGCACGAAACCGGTTTTCCTGCCCGCCGGGAACCCGGCGCCGCCCAGCCCGCGCAGTCCGGCGGAAAACACGGTTTCCAGCGTTGCCTCCCAGTTGCCTCCGGCGCGCAGCTGACCGAGCTTTTCATACCCGCCACCGGCGCGATAGGCGTCGAACCGCTGGTAATCGGGGATCTTCGCGCCCGTATCACCGGCGGCAATCGCGGCCAGGACGGACTCGGGGGTGGCGTGGTCGATATGGTTGTGACCCACCTCGACGGTGGGCGCGGTGTCGCAACGGCCCATGCAGGGCGCGCGCAGGATACGGACCTGCGCCGGATCGGTGCCCGCGTCCAGCGCCGCCCTGAGCGCCTGCGCCCCGGCCAGTTCACATGACAGGCTGTCGCAAACCCGCACCGTCAGCGCCGGCGGCGGCGTTTCGCCTTCGCGCACCACGTCGAAATGGGCGTAGAAACTGGCGACCTCGTAGACCTCGGCCTGGGCCAGCCCCAGCTCCTCGGCCAGCGCGCGCAGATGCGCCGCCGACAGGTGGCCACGGGCATCCTGGATCACATGCAGGTATTCGATCAGCAGATCGCGCCGGCGCGGCCTGTCGCCCAGCAGATCGCGCAGTTCGGCCAGCGCGGTGTCGTCCAGCTGGCGGCCCTTGGGTGTGCGGCGCCCCTTGCCCCGCCCCGATTTCCACACCCCTTTGCGATCCTGCGCCGACATTGGTATGCCTCCTGTCCCGACAGGTCGATCTATAGCGCAGCCATTGTCGCGGGAGGAGCCAAAAGCGACATTCACCCGCGACTTTGCGCGGCCCCGCGCGATCTGCGAGACTTGTCCACATGATTGCGCGTGCCCTGATTCTCTTGCTGCTGGCGGCGCCGGTCGCCGCCGAAACGCCGCTCAGCGCCGAGGCGTTCGATGCCTATACCCGTGGCAAGACATTGTATTATGGCCATGCGGGGCAGGCCTATGGGGTCGAAAGATACCTCGATGACCGCCGCGTCGTCTGGTCCTTTCTCGATGGCAAATGCCGGAACGGGTTCTGGTACGAGGATGCCGGGCTGATCTGTTTCCTCTACGAGGACCGCCGCGACCCGCAATGCTGGAGTTTCGCGCAGACCCAATCCGGCCTGATCGCCCGGTTCGAGAACAGCACCGAACAGACCGAACTCTACGAAGCGCAGGATATCGGGCAGGACATGGTCTGCCACGGTCCCGACGTGGGCGTGTGATCCCGTTGCGGGCCGGTCCGGCGGCTCAGCGATCCGGCCGCACTGCGAGACGGCCATCGGCGAACTCGATATCGAGCCTGGGCGCGCCCGCCGCGGCGGTGCGCGTGGTCACCACATCCTCCCCGACGCGCACCACCGCGTAGCCCCGCGTCAGGGTGGCGCGATAGCCCAGGGTCTCGCGCAGCCGGTCCACCGCGTCGAGCCGCGCCCGCAGCATCCCCGTATGCGAGGCACCCGCCGCCGACAGCCGGCGCGACAGCCCGTCGAGCGCGCTGCGGCCGCGCGTGATCCGGTCGGCCAGCCGGTCCGGGGTCAGCCGCGCCTCGCGGTCGCGCAGCCGCCGCCGCGCCTCGTCCAGCAGCCGGCGCAGGTGGCCCGGCCGCAACGCGCCCGCCGTCTCGGACAGCTGCACGCGGTGAACCTGCACGTTGCGGACCAGCGCGCGCGGCAGCCGGTCCGACGCGAAATCGAGCCGCTGGCGCGGCACGTCGAGCAGCGTCCCCGGCCTGGGCAGGGCACGCGACAGGTCGGCCAGCCGCTGGCGCCGCTGGCTGACCGCGTTGCCGGCGGCACGGGTCAGCCGCGCCCCCTGCCCGTCCAGCGCCGCCATCAGGTCCAGCCGCACCGGCACCGCAAGTTCGGCGGCGGCCGTGGGCGTCGGCGCGCGCTGGTCGGCGGCATAATCGATCAGCGTGGTATCGGTTTCATGCCCGACCGCCGAAATCAGCGGTATCCGGCTGGCGGCGGCGGCGCGGGCCACGATCTCTTCGTTGAACCCCCACAGGTCCTCGACCGATCCGCCGCCGCGGGCGACGATGATCAGGTCGGGCCGGGGCAGCGCGCCGCCCGGCGTCAGCCGGTTGAACCCGTCGATGGCGCGGGCCACCTCGGGGGCGCAGGCCGCGCCCTGCACCGCCACCGGCCAGATCAGCACCTTGCGCGGGAACCTCTCGCGCAGCCGGTGCAGGATGTCGCGGATCACCGCGCCCGATGGCGAGGTCACCACGCCGATGATCCGCGGCAGGTAGGGCAGGCGCTGCTTGCGGGCGGCGTCGAACAGCCCCTCGGCCGCCAGCTGCGCCTTGCGTTTCTCCAGCAGCGCCATCAAGGCGCCCTGCCCGGCCACCGCGACCTCGTCGACATTCATGTTGTATTTGGACTGCGCGCCATAGGCGGTCAGGCGCCCGGTCACCACCACCTCCAGCCCCTCTTCGGGCAGCACGGACAGCGCCGATACCTGGCCCTTCCAGGTGGTGCAGGCCAGCACGTTCCGGTCGTCCTTGATGTCATAGTAGAGATGCCCGGACCGGGCCCGGAACACCCGCCCCACCTCGCCGCGCACACGGACCCGGCCGAACCGGTCCTCGAGCGTGCGCTTCACCGCGCCGGAAATCTCGGACACGGAATATTCCGGCATGTTCTGCCCCGGCTGGGGATCGTCGATCAGGTCTGACATGGGATACCTTGTGATGCGGGTCCGGCCAGCCTAGAACACGGGCGCGGCAAGGCCAAGCGGAAGGACGGTCCCCCAATGAACATCCTCATTCTCGGCGGCGGCGGGCGCGAACATGCCCTCGCCTGGGCGGCGATGCAGAACCCGAAATGCGACCGGCTGATCGTGGCGCCGGGCAATGCCGGGATCGCCCAGATCGCCGATTGCGCGGCGCTGGACATCGAGGATCGCAGCGCGGTGGCGGCCTTTGTCGAGGAAAACGCGATAGATTTCGTGATCATCGGCCCCGAGGCGCCGCTGGCGGCGGGTGTCGCCGACCGGTTGCGCGACGGCGGCATCCTGGTCTTCGGCCCCTCCGAGGCGGCCGCGCGGCTGGAGGCGTCCAAGGCCTTCACCAAGGAGATCTGCGATGCCGCCGGCGCCCCCACCGCGGCCTGGGCACGGTTCACCGATGCCGATGCCGCCCGCGCCCATATCCGCGCCAACGGGGCGCCGATCGTGGTCAAGGCCGACGGGCTGGCCGCGGGCAAGGGCGTGATCGTCGCCGAGACGGTCGACCAGGCCCTGGCCGCCGTCGACGACATGTTCGGCGGCGAATTCGGCACGGCCGGGGCCGAGGTGGTGATCGAGGAATTCATGGCAGGCGAAGAGGCGTCCTTCTTCGTGCTGTGCGACGGCGAAACCGTGCTGCCCATCGGCACGGCGCAGGACCACAAGCGCGTCGGCGAGGGCGACACCGGCCCGAACACCGGCGGCATGGGCGCCTATTCCCCGGCGCCGGTGCTGACCGACGAGATCGCGCAAAGGGCGCTGGACCGGATCGTGCGGCCCACGGTGGCGGAGATGGCGCGGCGCGGCACACCCTACCAGGGCGTGCTCTATGCCGGGTTGATGATCCGCGACGGCGAGCCCCGGCTGGTCGAATACAACGTCCGGTTCGGCGATCCCGAGGCGCAGGTGCTGATGATGCGCCTGGGCGCGCAGGCGCTCGACCTGATGCACGCGACCGCCGAGGGGCGGCTGGCCGACATGCGGGTGAACTGGGCCGACGATCACGCGATGACCGTGGTCCTCGCGGCGCGGGGCTATCCCGGCGCCTACGAGAAAGGCGACGAAATCGGCGGGCTGGCCGATCTGCCCGAAACCAGTTCCGAGATGATGTTCCATGCCGGCACCACCGAACGCGGCGGCAAGGTGCTGGCCGCGGGCGGGCGGGTGCTCAACGCCACCGCGCGCGGGGCCACGCTGGCGCAGGCGCGCGACCGCGCCTATGCGCTGGCGACGGCGGTGGACTGGCCCGGCGGGTTCCATCGCGACGATATCGGCTGGCGGGCGCTGCCGGATCGCGGCTGACACGACCGGCTCAGGCGAGCTGGGTAATGACCATCGTGACCGGTTCGCCGTCCTCGGCCGAGGACCTGTGGCCGCTGCCGGTCACATCCGCCATCCAGAACAGGTCACCCGCAACAAAATCCCGGATCTCGCCCGATCCGGCCTCGACCCGGAACCGACCCGACAGGATCGCCGCGATCTGGCGATGCGGCGACCGGTGGCGCACGCCGCGCCAGCCGGCCGGCAGGGTGAGAAAGACGAACCCGGTGGCCGCGACCGGATCCGAGATATTCAGCGGCGCGGCCGGCGGGACGAAATCGCGCAACGGCAGATCGGCCTCGCGATCCTCGAAATAGGATCGTCCGTCCGCATCCTCGAGCAGCATCGCATAATACATCGCAGACCCTCCATGACCTTCAGGGGCAGGCGGCGGCGCGGGCAACCTCGTGCCGCGCGCTGCCTGCCAGCATATCCAAGGTTACGCGCCGGGAACCGGCATCCGCAAGCAACGGGGCCAACTCAGGGGCTCAACAGCGGCCACCCATGCGCCGGCAACGCCAGCCACGGGGATGACGGCCAGCCGCGCGCGGCGGGCGGGCGCGGGCCACGGGCGCGACGGCAGA
This is a stretch of genomic DNA from Pukyongiella litopenaei. It encodes these proteins:
- the ftsY gene encoding signal recognition particle-docking protein FtsY — its product is MAFFTKLKDRLFKSSSKLDQGLEAIVEDGGEATLPDPDPVIPDPDPEPRPVPEIPTPAPDPSPRPEPAPAPMPADPEPSPPPPEIGGGDGAGLLTRLFRREGAAAAPELRRALDDDMLEQLEELLISADMGVDTALRVTANMAEGRFGRKLSSREIKKLLADEIARIMEPVARPLPLYPRRPQVVLVVGVNGSGKTTTIGKLASQFKSAGKKVVIAAGDTFRAAAVEQLQVWGDRAGVPVLTAPEGSDPASLAYDAMTRAQEDGADLLMIDTAGRLQNRADLMEELAKIVRVIRKKDETAPHNTLLVLDATTGQNALSQVETFQRISDVSGLVMTKLDGTARGGVLVALADRFGLPIHAIGVGEQIDDLAPFDPEEFAAALTGLDAA
- the xseA gene encoding exodeoxyribonuclease VII large subunit, coding for MSDLIDDPQPGQNMPEYSVSEISGAVKRTLEDRFGRVRVRGEVGRVFRARSGHLYYDIKDDRNVLACTTWKGQVSALSVLPEEGLEVVVTGRLTAYGAQSKYNMNVDEVAVAGQGALMALLEKRKAQLAAEGLFDAARKQRLPYLPRIIGVVTSPSGAVIRDILHRLRERFPRKVLIWPVAVQGAACAPEVARAIDGFNRLTPGGALPRPDLIIVARGGGSVEDLWGFNEEIVARAAAASRIPLISAVGHETDTTLIDYAADQRAPTPTAAAELAVPVRLDLMAALDGQGARLTRAAGNAVSQRRQRLADLSRALPRPGTLLDVPRQRLDFASDRLPRALVRNVQVHRVQLSETAGALRPGHLRRLLDEARRRLRDREARLTPDRLADRITRGRSALDGLSRRLSAAGASHTGMLRARLDAVDRLRETLGYRATLTRGYAVVRVGEDVVTTRTAAAGAPRLDIEFADGRLAVRPDR
- a CDS encoding EamA family transporter; translation: MSGWLVSLENTEAGHSLALWLAITAAFLHAAFGALQKGRHDPWLSRGAIDASYGLMAAPFALFVVPWPEPHMWPIFAIAWAIHVGYKILQALAYTKGAYTVVYPVVRGTGPLFAVIGAYLLFGEVFSPVQWMGVAVLLAGIFGLALYNLLFLETQRDILPVALGLAVVTGLFVALYTTYDAYGIRATADPFTFLAWFFMIDGTVMPVIALLRWRAMADRPAPGPLMLRGLVGGVIAFGSFGSIMLATRLDKVGEAAVLRETSTVFAALIGWLVLKEPVGPRRAALMALIAAGAVIVELGG
- the purD gene encoding phosphoribosylamine--glycine ligase, with the translated sequence MNILILGGGGREHALAWAAMQNPKCDRLIVAPGNAGIAQIADCAALDIEDRSAVAAFVEENAIDFVIIGPEAPLAAGVADRLRDGGILVFGPSEAAARLEASKAFTKEICDAAGAPTAAWARFTDADAARAHIRANGAPIVVKADGLAAGKGVIVAETVDQALAAVDDMFGGEFGTAGAEVVIEEFMAGEEASFFVLCDGETVLPIGTAQDHKRVGEGDTGPNTGGMGAYSPAPVLTDEIAQRALDRIVRPTVAEMARRGTPYQGVLYAGLMIRDGEPRLVEYNVRFGDPEAQVLMMRLGAQALDLMHATAEGRLADMRVNWADDHAMTVVLAARGYPGAYEKGDEIGGLADLPETSSEMMFHAGTTERGGKVLAAGGRVLNATARGATLAQARDRAYALATAVDWPGGFHRDDIGWRALPDRG
- a CDS encoding NAD(P)H-dependent oxidoreductase subunit E encodes the protein MSAQDRKGVWKSGRGKGRRTPKGRQLDDTALAELRDLLGDRPRRRDLLIEYLHVIQDARGHLSAAHLRALAEELGLAQAEVYEVASFYAHFDVVREGETPPPALTVRVCDSLSCELAGAQALRAALDAGTDPAQVRILRAPCMGRCDTAPTVEVGHNHIDHATPESVLAAIAAGDTGAKIPDYQRFDAYRAGGGYEKLGQLRAGGNWEATLETVFSAGLRGLGGAGFPAGRKTGFVRAEPAPRYLAVNGDEGEPGTFKDRFHLERQPHVFLEGMLIAAWAVEATRCYIYMRDEYPAILKILAREIAALEQAGIISQGYVELRRGAGAYICGEESAMIESIEGKRGMPRHRPPFVAQVGLFGRPTLVHNVETLHWVCRILRDGPEIMSSVHHNGRVGLRNYSVSGRVRAPGVYELPAGSTIAEIIDAAGGMAEGHRFKAYQPGGPSSGLLPASLSDVPLDFDMLQPHGTFIGSAAVVVLSDQDSARDAALNMLRFFEDESCGQCTPCRVGCEKAVKLMQADHWDQPLLEDLCQAMADASICGLGQAAPNPIRLAMKHFPDEI
- a CDS encoding GNAT family N-acetyltransferase encodes the protein MDCSSLLERTEIRRLWPADRQDIVDHFLLLDAESRRLRFGVPQKDICVQRYAEHLLGMDSVVFGAYVDGRLRGLAELCGFLSQWPRIAEAALSIQRDWQHAGIGDALFTRLIAAAQNRSVRTLHMTCLRENECMQHLARKHEAVLEFIPGEVQATLGPPRPTLSSMTRELLGLGETRRPGPAHLPMPA
- a CDS encoding lysoplasmalogenase; translation: MTEFLAPAAGIAMPLAVTCALIYLPLASRPPSTGRTVAKTGAVGLLALAAWAAQGPALLVLALLLCSLGDACLSRSGDRAFITGAGAFALGHLVLIALFLGDPAADPARILAPPRIWIALGLGVLVLAVLRWIGPRAGAMRGVVSAYIPVILAMGLAALCLPGDGRLALVVPAALAFMLSDTVLAIEKFALPPDHPALRWTPGIIWPFYWGAMFGIWYAFI
- a CDS encoding alpha/beta hydrolase, giving the protein MPLIRIDASADRPVAHDRSRPVDELLAEHLRGSGPVVVMIHGYKYQPGDPVRCPHRQIHALPAEPARGPSDAWPWPLGFGRGDRDEGLAIAFGWNARGWLHQAHDRAALAGRALAAALVPLHAADPSRPIHVIAHSLGVEPALEALHHLPAGAVDRMIALTGASYRSRAEAALTTPAGRMATFLNVTSRENALFDRMFEWLVPAPGDGDRAIGNGLAAPNAVTLRLDCPRVLAHLQQCGFPVAPPLRRVCHWSGYTRPGVMRLYRALLRNPAMMVRLRAGLPAPPAAAAWQLPIPRPAAPALPVARKA
- a CDS encoding inner membrane-spanning protein YciB, whose translation is MADRTISPALKLGLELGPIVAFFVAYLKLRGEVVTIGGTGYDGFIVVTACFIPLIIASTLLLWRLTGHLSRMQVATLVLVVVFGGLSVWFNDDRFFKMKPTAIYLLFGGLLGLGLLRGQSWLQYVMEEALPLTQEGWMILTRRLCAFFFGLAVANELVWRTQTTDTWVWFKTFGLTAALFAFFLTQGRLFRDHEAPDASGKNTD